One Mercurialis annua linkage group LG3, ddMerAnnu1.2, whole genome shotgun sequence DNA window includes the following coding sequences:
- the LOC126675557 gene encoding ras-related protein RABB1b: MSYDYLFKYIIIGDTGVGKSCLLLQFTDKRFQPVHDLTIGVEFGARMVTIDARPVKLQIWDTAGQESFRSITRSYYRGAAGALLVYDITRRETFNHLASWLEDARQHANPNMTIMLIGNKCDLAHRRAVSKEEGEQFAKENGLLFLEASARTAQNVEEAFIKTAGKILQNIQEGVFDVSNESSGIKVGYGRPQGPSGSRDGAVAQRGGCCS; the protein is encoded by the exons ATGTCGTACGATTATCTGTTCAAGTACATCATCATCGGCGATACAGGTGTAGGAAAATCATGTCTGCTATTGCAATTCACGGACAAGAGGTTTCAGCCAGTTCACGATCTTACAATCGGAGTCGAATTCGGCGCTCGTATGGTTACCATCGATGCCCGTCCTGTTAAGCTTCAGATTTGGGACACT GCTGGCCAAGAATCATTCAGGTCCATTACTAGATCATATTATAGAGGAGCAGCTGGTGCACTTTTGGTTTATGACATTACAAG GAGAGAGACATTTAATCACTTAGCTAGTTGGCTAGAGGATGCACGGCAACatgcaaatccaaacatgaCAATCATGCTTATTGGAAACAAATGTGACCTTGCTCATCGCCGGGCTGTCAGCAAAGAGGAAGGGGAACAATTTGCCAAGGAAAACGGACTTCTATTCTTGGAGGCTTCTGCAAGAACAGCTCAAAATGTTGAGGAG GCCTTCATAAAGACCGCAGGAAAGATCCTCCAGAACATCCAAGAAGGCGTGTTTGATGTATCCAATGAG TCTTCAGGAATCAAGGTCGGATATGGGCGGCCCCAAGGTCCTTCCGGCTCCCGAGATGGAGCTGTTGCTCAGAGAGGAGGTTGCTGCAGCTAA